One window of Cydia fagiglandana chromosome 19, ilCydFagi1.1, whole genome shotgun sequence genomic DNA carries:
- the LOC134674048 gene encoding 26S proteasome regulatory subunit 8 → MTLTKMDVDSAKGEGFRPYYITKIEELQLVVAEKSQNLRRLQAQRNELNAKVRMLREELQLLQEQGSYVGEVVKPMDKKKVLVKVHPEGKFVVDLDKNVDINDVTANCRVALRNESYTLHKILPNKVDPLVSLMMVEKVPDSTYEMVGGLDKQIKEIKEVIELPVKHPELFDALGIAQPKGVLLYGPPGTGKTLLARAVAHHTECTFIRVSGSELVQKFIGEGSRMVRELFVMAREHAPSIIFMDEIDSIGSSRIESGSGGDSEVQRTMLELLNQLDGFEATKNIKVIMATNRIDILDPALLRPGRIDRKIEFPPPNEEARLDILKIHSRKMNLTRGINLRKIAELMPGASGAEVKGVCTEAGMYALRERRVHVTQEDFEMAVAKVMQKDSEKNMSIKKLWK, encoded by the coding sequence ATGACGCTCACGAAAATGGACGTGGACTCCGCAAAGGGCGAGGGTTTCCGCCCATACTACATCACGAAGATCGAAGAGTTACAGTTAGTCGTGGCCGAGAAGTCTCAAAATCTACGGCGTTTGCAAGCTCAAAGGAATGAACTCAACGCTAAAGTGCGTATGCTGAGAGAGGAGCTGCAGCTGCTGCAGGAGCAAGGTTCGTACGTCGGTGAAGTTGTGAAACCGATGGACAAGAAGAAAGTTCTAGTAAAAGTCCATCCTGAGGGCAAATTCGTGGTAGATTTAGACAAGAATGTGGACATTAATGATGTCACCGCCAATTGCCGCGTCGCGCTGCGCAACGAGAGCTACACTCTTCATAAGATCTTACCCAACAAAGTTGACCCTCTGGTCTCCCTCATGATGGTGGAAAAGGTTCCCGATTCTACTTACGAGATGGTGGGAGGTCTGGATAAGCAAATTAAGGAGATTAAAGAGGTAATTGAGCTGCCCGTTAAGCACCCGGAGCTGTTTGATGCCTTAGGTATTGCTCAGCCTAAAGGTGTGCTTTTGTACGGACCTCCCGGCACTGGAAAGACCTTGCTGGCTCGTGCCGTGGCTCACCACACCGAATGTACATTCATCCGTGTATCTGGTTCTGAGCTGGTGCAGAAATTCATTGGAGAAGGAAGCCGTATGGTGAGAGAACTGTTTGTTATGGCTAGAGAGCATGCTCCGTCTATTATTTTCATGGATGAAATTGATTCTATTGGTTCATCTCGGATAGAGTCTGGCAGTGGCGGTGATTCTGAGGTCCAGCGTACTATGTTGGAGTTGCTAAACCAGCTTGACGGATTTGAAGCAACTAAAAACATCAAAGTCATCATGGCTACAAATAGAATTGACATCTTAGACCCTGCGTTGCTCCGACCTGGACGTATTGACAGGAAGATTGAGTTCCCGCCACCAAACGAGGAAGCTCGCTTGGACATTCTTAAGATCCACTCCCGTAAGATGAATCTGACAAGAGGTATTAATCTTCGCAAGATAGCTGAGCTGATGCCTGGAGCATCGGGTGCTGAAGTGAAAGGAGTGTGCACCGAGGCTGGCATGTACGCGCTCCGTGAGCGCCGAGTCCATGTGACCCAGGAAGACTTCGAGATGGCAGTGGCTAAAGTCATGCAGAAGGACTCTGAGAAGAATATGTCTATTAAGAAATTGTGGAAGTAA
- the LOC134673820 gene encoding uncharacterized protein LOC134673820, whose product MSLADMTSLIDADAILSGSEQWLQLDQKWGTPVDLDTEDDGPRLKTVFSTLDLKKSTFDSSFLFKRRKLGRNPSKKSMDYKEFLQDLNDAPRNTPDKQFYFVSGQILSAISVEEICEDIDDIFKSMDKLCSATSTVRINKKQKPGMPDIVQCSISTNGLSFDDTVVNASEKEKADSDDVSGYIDEVFGHLDSFSERSSKESVTTLVRRFTSMLKSPVKCSPRKRRQCGDKFKDLTEFWQAQSNGAGTMHGS is encoded by the coding sequence ATGTCTTTAGCAGACATGACATCATTGATCGATGCTGACGCGATTCTATCAGGAAGCGAGCAGTGGCTCCAACTGGACCAAAAATGGGGGACACCGGTCGATTTGGACACAGAAGATGACGGACCAAGACTCAAAACTGTCTTCAGCACCTTAGACTTGAAGAAATCTACCTTCGACTCATCGTTTCTATTCAAACGGAGGAAACTCGGAAGAAATCCATCTAAAAAGTCCATGGACTACAAGGAATTTCTTCAAGATTTAAACGACGCACCAAGAAATACGCCAGATAAACAGTTTTACTTCGTCAGCGGGCAGATTCTTTCAGCCATTTCCGTCGAAGAGATCTGTGAAGATATAGACGACATTTTCAAGTCAATGGATAAGCTTTGCTCGGCGACTAGCACCGTTAGAatcaacaaaaaacaaaaaccagGTATGCCTGACATTGTGCAGTGCAGTATATCGACAAACGGTCTCTCATTCGATGATACAGTGGTAAACGCAAGCGAAAAGGAAAAGGCGGATAGTGACGACGTCTCAGGCTATATTGATGAGGTATTTGGACATTTAGATTCATTCAGTGAAAGGTCGTCTAAGGAATCGGTAACAACTTTAGTAAGGAGGTTCACTAGTATGTTAAAGAGTCCGGTCAAGTGTAGTCCGAGGAAGCGAAGGCAGTGCGGTGATAAGTTTAAGGATTTAACTGAGTTTTGGCAAGCTCAGTCTAATGGAGCTGGTACAATGCATGGCTCTTAA